The following are from one region of the Chloracidobacterium sp. genome:
- a CDS encoding TonB-dependent receptor, with translation MKIQKTRIVRQFFCFAISVAAIAITSFAQTESARIQGTVADANGAALAGATVTIRSTGTGREVKVTTRDDGTYSALALQPGQYQIEVGQANFKTTKQDVTLEVAQTAVLNFTLETGEVSETVTVTADIPQIETATSAIGQVIQGREAVELPLNGRNVLELARLSPGVTQGVPAGFATGVSGNAETYRGRNTGGAALSVNGQRTQANSFLLDGVDNNESLVNTINVFPSAEAVQEFRVQTSVAQAEFGRGGGAIVNSVVKSGRNQFYGSAFLFLRNDNLDARPTFNSTKSEFRRGQFGGSIGGPIWKDRVFFFGDYEGLRQFLPLNQESATVPTALMRTGNFSELLAQSSPIQLTDILTGLPIANNRLDLLPGNRLNPVGLNYLRAFPAPNRAGIFNNYLTTRNETTNSDTYDIRIDASLNDSNQLFGRWSWGKFEQTTSSRLPALPAGFGSGTNPTDTRGAVVGLNTALSTNLFNELRVQVSRISYGYTPPFFDQTISADLGIPNANRDANLGGGALIGGYNGQLEYTGDFGPYLVPQVTYQIVDSLSYTTGDHTLKFGGTLLRRDVALYRPNRGKGYFFLIGNGDPSQCGGAASTGWEQSDLLIGFVCNYQIGPPFGTVGTRNWENALFVQDDWRVRKNLTLNLGLRYELFTNPTEMYGRQANFDLSTGRLVVASDGGDALVENDTNNFSPRFGMAYDFGGKGKTVLRGGYGMFFFLDRGGIDNQLAQNPPYSGFSQFNNQDGVRIALSGRAPNGSLDSRLATGALPLGDVSSVNLNNPTNVSILAVRPDNKVSNVHQYNIQLQQQLTDSTTLSIGYVGTTGRNLILYYNLNGRVVQDGTNVRCPNGVVGSPCYPTNGPVRVRDDNGKSQYDSLQIQVERRFARGLQYRVAYTLSKTKDNGEGAFDSVGDTNINFVEPFATSRSDFPHVFSLQAVYDLPWGRGRRIGSDMPKALDAIIGGWQLNGIYRIQSGQTFDVRRNGVLVDLNGDPYTGDNDLYLRRAAFTEAPAGRFGTLKRNGLRGPISNQLNMGLTKNFTAGDRFKVQLRTEFFNIFNSPQLTPPNTDLGNTDPVFGFGTIRSTYGFTNRQIQLGLRLEF, from the coding sequence ATGAAAATTCAAAAAACCAGAATAGTGCGACAGTTCTTCTGTTTCGCGATCTCGGTGGCAGCAATTGCGATCACAAGCTTTGCCCAGACCGAATCGGCAAGAATTCAGGGAACGGTCGCTGATGCTAACGGAGCTGCCTTGGCCGGAGCCACGGTAACGATCCGTTCGACGGGCACCGGCCGCGAGGTAAAGGTGACGACCAGGGACGACGGCACATACAGTGCACTCGCCCTCCAGCCCGGTCAATATCAGATCGAAGTTGGTCAAGCCAATTTCAAGACGACGAAACAGGACGTTACCTTAGAGGTTGCACAGACGGCCGTTCTGAATTTCACCCTCGAGACGGGTGAGGTATCAGAGACCGTGACGGTGACGGCCGATATACCACAGATCGAAACGGCGACGTCGGCGATCGGTCAGGTCATACAGGGCCGCGAGGCGGTCGAACTGCCCCTCAATGGCCGAAATGTTCTTGAACTCGCAAGACTTTCGCCGGGCGTGACCCAGGGTGTTCCCGCCGGATTTGCGACGGGTGTTTCGGGCAACGCCGAGACCTATCGCGGACGGAACACCGGCGGAGCCGCTCTTTCGGTCAACGGACAGCGGACGCAGGCAAACAGCTTCTTGCTTGACGGCGTCGACAACAACGAATCTCTCGTCAACACTATCAATGTGTTCCCATCGGCTGAGGCGGTACAGGAATTTCGCGTACAAACGAGCGTAGCTCAGGCCGAATTTGGCCGCGGTGGCGGTGCGATCGTCAACTCGGTTGTAAAGTCGGGACGAAATCAGTTTTACGGAAGCGCTTTCCTCTTTCTGCGCAACGATAACCTCGACGCTCGGCCGACCTTCAACAGCACGAAGAGCGAGTTTCGCCGCGGCCAATTCGGCGGCTCGATCGGCGGCCCGATCTGGAAGGATCGAGTCTTTTTCTTTGGCGACTACGAGGGCTTGCGGCAGTTTTTGCCGCTCAATCAGGAATCGGCGACCGTCCCGACCGCATTGATGCGGACCGGCAATTTTTCTGAGCTGCTTGCCCAAAGCAGCCCGATCCAGTTGACGGATATCCTTACCGGACTCCCGATCGCGAATAATCGCCTTGACCTTTTGCCGGGCAACCGTCTCAATCCGGTCGGGCTGAATTATCTTCGGGCCTTTCCGGCACCGAATCGCGCGGGGATCTTTAACAATTATCTGACCACTCGCAACGAGACGACAAACTCAGATACGTACGACATCAGGATCGACGCAAGCTTGAATGACAGCAATCAACTCTTTGGCCGCTGGAGCTGGGGCAAGTTTGAACAGACGACGTCGTCGAGGCTTCCGGCGCTTCCCGCGGGTTTCGGATCGGGCACGAATCCGACGGACACCCGCGGCGCGGTCGTTGGTTTGAATACAGCTCTTTCGACCAATTTGTTCAACGAACTCCGCGTCCAGGTAAGCCGCATCAGTTACGGCTATACGCCGCCTTTCTTTGATCAGACGATCTCTGCGGATCTCGGAATTCCGAATGCGAACCGCGATGCCAACCTCGGCGGCGGAGCCTTGATCGGCGGTTACAACGGCCAGCTCGAGTATACCGGCGACTTTGGCCCGTATCTCGTACCGCAGGTCACATATCAGATCGTTGACAGTTTGAGCTACACGACCGGAGACCACACCCTCAAGTTCGGAGGCACACTTCTCCGGCGCGATGTGGCTCTGTACCGCCCCAACCGCGGAAAGGGGTATTTCTTCCTTATCGGGAACGGTGATCCGTCGCAGTGCGGCGGTGCAGCTTCGACCGGTTGGGAACAGTCCGATCTCCTGATCGGATTCGTGTGCAATTATCAGATCGGGCCTCCGTTTGGTACCGTCGGAACCCGCAACTGGGAAAACGCATTGTTCGTTCAGGATGACTGGCGCGTTCGCAAGAATCTCACGCTTAATCTTGGTCTTCGATACGAGCTTTTCACCAACCCGACAGAGATGTACGGCCGACAGGCAAATTTCGATCTGAGCACGGGCCGTCTGGTGGTTGCTTCTGACGGTGGCGACGCTCTGGTCGAGAACGACACCAACAACTTCAGCCCGCGTTTCGGCATGGCCTACGATTTCGGAGGTAAGGGTAAGACGGTGCTTCGCGGCGGTTACGGAATGTTCTTTTTCCTTGATCGCGGCGGTATCGATAATCAGCTGGCACAGAATCCGCCGTACAGCGGTTTCTCGCAATTCAACAATCAGGATGGAGTAAGGATCGCTCTTTCAGGCCGCGCTCCGAATGGTTCGCTCGACTCGCGTCTTGCGACCGGTGCTCTACCTTTGGGCGATGTATCAAGCGTAAATCTCAATAATCCGACGAACGTCAGCATCCTTGCGGTCCGCCCGGACAACAAGGTTTCTAACGTGCATCAATACAACATCCAGCTTCAGCAGCAGTTGACCGACAGCACGACGCTAAGCATCGGGTACGTTGGAACTACCGGTCGAAACCTGATCCTGTATTACAACCTCAATGGCAGGGTGGTGCAGGACGGAACCAACGTGCGTTGCCCGAATGGCGTGGTCGGTTCGCCGTGCTATCCGACGAACGGGCCTGTTCGCGTTCGTGACGATAACGGCAAGTCGCAATACGATTCGCTTCAGATACAGGTCGAAAGGCGCTTCGCCCGAGGTCTGCAGTATCGCGTCGCTTACACTCTTTCAAAAACGAAGGACAACGGCGAAGGTGCGTTCGATTCGGTCGGCGATACGAACATCAACTTTGTCGAGCCGTTCGCTACCTCGCGGTCCGATTTTCCGCACGTCTTTTCGCTGCAGGCCGTTTACGATCTGCCATGGGGACGCGGCCGACGAATAGGAAGCGATATGCCGAAAGCCCTCGACGCAATAATCGGCGGCTGGCAACTCAACGGAATCTACCGGATCCAGAGCGGACAGACCTTTGATGTACGTAGAAATGGCGTGTTGGTCGATTTGAATGGCGACCCGTACACGGGTGATAACGACCTTTATTTGAGACGGGCTGCATTTACCGAAGCACCGGCAGGGCGATTCGGGACACTCAAGCGGAACGGCCTTCGCGGGCCGATCTCAAATCAGCTGAATATGGGGCTCACAAAGAACTTTACCGCGGGCGACCGTTTCAAGGTACAGCTCAGGACCGAGTTCTTCAACATATTCAACTCTCCGCAGCTCACGCCGCCGAATACCGATCTCGGAAATACGGATCCGGTATTCGGGTTTGGAACGATCAGGTCGACCTACGGTTTCACCAACCGCCAGATCCAACTTGGTTTGCGGCTTGAGTTTTAG
- a CDS encoding DnaJ domain-containing protein, with translation MTQQNTLETNGSLNEYPLGELIVEIIQANLSGSLRLSRDAQKAVIYFKDGRVVYGVSNSKEHRLFSVLISRKKVEKGQISKYPHYANDLELGASLIAEGKLTEKDLEDAVVSQIEAILIEAMSWIEGEWLFSPLARLRSDLVYDVEVHKVLINYARCLPIQTVFERFKSVQETFLRTAADFARLHLLAHEQHVAEQFRDVPLKIADLRNMTTLPEQGLLQALYVLWLGGVLVRQDWNAAFSPLKIAQILTARLSVVKKAASIAGHDAPEPEAESADSKPPEADPEPAQPKAAALDITLDEYLKRAEVSETHYDVLGVSEKAPISEIKLAYFGLAKLFHPDRYHREGEAMLRRIQVAFTKLAHAYETLKTKESRESYDYKIRKEIEAREKRRAEGLTEVPDSTERKSEQGLESFEQGLLMLSEEEYESAATHLARAVHYSPENALYHAYYGKALSAFSSHRHKAEAELQSAVKLDGKNPKIRLMLVEFFIEMNMAKRAEGELKRFLEAVPGNKEAEALLRKLQSTV, from the coding sequence ATGACCCAGCAAAACACTCTCGAAACCAATGGCTCGCTCAACGAATATCCGCTCGGTGAATTGATCGTTGAGATAATCCAGGCCAATCTCAGCGGCAGCCTCAGGCTCTCGCGCGATGCACAGAAGGCGGTCATTTATTTCAAAGACGGTCGGGTCGTTTACGGGGTCTCGAACAGTAAAGAACATAGGCTCTTCAGCGTTCTGATAAGCCGAAAGAAGGTAGAAAAAGGCCAGATCTCGAAGTATCCGCATTACGCTAACGATCTTGAACTCGGGGCGAGCCTTATCGCCGAGGGAAAACTCACTGAGAAGGATCTCGAAGACGCGGTGGTTTCGCAGATCGAAGCGATCTTGATAGAGGCAATGTCGTGGATCGAAGGTGAATGGCTCTTCAGTCCTCTTGCCCGCCTTCGGTCCGATCTCGTTTACGATGTCGAAGTTCATAAGGTGCTGATCAATTACGCTCGATGCTTACCGATCCAGACCGTATTCGAGAGGTTCAAGAGCGTTCAAGAGACGTTTCTGAGAACCGCGGCCGATTTCGCCCGGTTGCATCTGCTGGCACACGAGCAGCATGTTGCCGAGCAGTTTCGAGATGTCCCTCTAAAGATCGCCGATCTGCGGAACATGACGACGCTGCCGGAGCAGGGCCTGCTTCAGGCCCTATACGTTCTGTGGCTCGGGGGCGTCCTCGTCCGGCAGGACTGGAACGCCGCGTTCTCACCGTTGAAGATCGCTCAAATACTCACCGCACGACTTTCGGTCGTGAAAAAAGCCGCTTCGATCGCCGGTCACGATGCGCCTGAACCCGAAGCTGAAAGCGCCGATAGCAAGCCACCGGAGGCTGATCCCGAACCCGCTCAGCCAAAAGCTGCCGCGTTGGACATCACGCTCGACGAGTATCTAAAGCGTGCAGAGGTATCAGAAACGCATTACGACGTTCTCGGTGTTTCCGAAAAGGCTCCCATATCCGAAATAAAATTGGCGTATTTCGGGCTCGCCAAACTGTTCCACCCGGACCGGTATCATCGCGAGGGCGAAGCAATGCTCAGGCGTATCCAGGTCGCCTTCACGAAACTTGCCCATGCATACGAGACCCTCAAGACGAAAGAGTCGCGCGAATCGTACGATTACAAGATCCGCAAAGAGATCGAGGCACGAGAGAAACGCAGGGCCGAAGGCCTGACGGAAGTTCCGGATTCTACAGAGCGAAAGTCCGAACAGGGACTCGAAAGCTTTGAGCAAGGCTTACTGATGCTCAGCGAAGAAGAGTACGAATCCGCGGCGACACATCTCGCCCGTGCGGTCCACTACAGCCCGGAGAATGCTTTGTATCATGCCTATTACGGAAAGGCTCTTTCAGCATTCAGCAGTCATCGACACAAGGCTGAAGCTGAATTGCAGTCCGCAGTAAAGCTAGACGGTAAGAACCCCAAGATACGTCTGATGCTTGTCGAATTCTTCATCGAGATGAACATGGCAAAGCGGGCCGAGGGCGAATTGAAGCGCTTTCTCGAGGCCGTGCCCGGCAACAAGGAAGCCGAGGCATTGCTGAGAAAACTGCAATCGACCGTTTAG
- the malQ gene encoding 4-alpha-glucanotransferase: MKFPRASGILLHPTSLPGDYGIGDLGPDAYSFVNFLVDAGQTYWQILPLGPTGYGDSPYQCFSAFAGNPLLISPEKLVEDEFLTAGQIADRPEFPSHKVDFGAVYEWKSKLLPLAYVGFQHTTSVDLRGKFETFLQENGWWLDDYALYRAIKTSQDQKPWYEWPAPLKLREPGALTVIKEKLFDEIMAEKFYQFLFFRQWGLLKEYANKHDVMIIGDIPIFVALDSADVWCNQQRFKLNADGSPRVVAGVPPDYFSETGQLWGNPIYDWDAMKADGFKWWVARVEFTLRTVDIVRVDHFRGFAASWEVPGGDETAENGRWVDVPGKELFSTLRQHLVRLPVIAEDLGVITPDVEELRDSYRFPGMKILQFAFGGDAKNHDLPHNYTQNCVAYTGTHDNDTTVGWWLSQAGAGSTRDAEDITRERDYCLKYLCTDGSEIHWDMIRAVWASVADTAIAPVQDLIGIGTEGRMNLPASDSGNWYWRYQAGALTAEITERLLELTETYGRQRS, from the coding sequence ATGAAATTTCCACGAGCATCGGGCATACTGCTTCATCCGACTTCTTTGCCGGGCGATTACGGCATCGGCGACCTCGGGCCGGATGCGTATTCGTTCGTCAATTTCCTGGTCGACGCCGGGCAGACGTACTGGCAGATATTGCCGCTCGGGCCTACGGGCTATGGCGATTCACCGTATCAGTGCTTTTCGGCTTTCGCCGGCAATCCTCTATTGATCTCTCCGGAAAAACTCGTCGAGGATGAATTTCTGACGGCCGGACAGATCGCCGACCGGCCGGAGTTTCCATCCCACAAGGTCGATTTCGGTGCGGTATACGAATGGAAATCGAAATTGCTGCCGCTTGCTTACGTGGGCTTTCAACACACGACGAGCGTCGATCTGCGCGGGAAATTCGAGACCTTTTTGCAGGAGAACGGTTGGTGGCTTGATGATTATGCCCTATATCGAGCCATCAAGACATCTCAGGATCAGAAGCCGTGGTACGAGTGGCCGGCGCCGCTCAAACTGCGCGAGCCCGGGGCATTGACCGTGATCAAAGAAAAGCTTTTCGACGAGATAATGGCCGAGAAGTTTTACCAATTCCTGTTTTTCCGGCAATGGGGGCTCCTCAAGGAATATGCCAATAAGCACGACGTGATGATCATCGGCGATATCCCGATCTTTGTCGCTCTCGATTCGGCAGACGTTTGGTGCAATCAACAGCGTTTCAAACTCAACGCCGACGGCAGCCCCCGGGTTGTGGCAGGAGTCCCGCCGGATTATTTCTCCGAGACAGGGCAGCTTTGGGGCAATCCGATCTACGACTGGGATGCTATGAAAGCGGACGGCTTTAAGTGGTGGGTCGCACGCGTCGAGTTCACGCTTCGTACGGTCGATATCGTCCGCGTCGACCATTTCCGTGGCTTTGCGGCTTCGTGGGAAGTTCCGGGCGGCGATGAGACGGCCGAGAACGGCCGCTGGGTCGATGTTCCCGGAAAGGAACTGTTCTCGACCTTACGACAGCATCTTGTCAGGCTGCCGGTCATTGCCGAAGACCTCGGCGTCATCACCCCGGATGTCGAGGAACTAAGAGATTCGTACCGATTCCCCGGGATGAAGATACTTCAGTTCGCGTTTGGCGGTGACGCAAAGAACCATGACCTGCCGCACAACTACACGCAGAATTGTGTCGCCTATACGGGCACGCACGATAACGACACCACCGTCGGTTGGTGGCTCTCGCAGGCTGGCGCAGGTTCGACCCGCGATGCCGAGGACATCACACGCGAGCGCGATTATTGCCTCAAATATCTCTGTACCGACGGCAGTGAGATACATTGGGATATGATCCGGGCCGTATGGGCCTCGGTTGCCGATACTGCGATCGCTCCGGTCCAGGACTTGATCGGCATCGGGACCGAAGGCCGAATGAATCTGCCGGCATCGGATTCCGGAAACTGGTATTGGAGATATCAGGCCGGCGCCCTGACGGCGGAGATCACGGAACGTTTGCTTGAATTGACCGAAACATATGGCAGACAGCGATCCTAG
- a CDS encoding ROK family transcriptional regulator — MKKIYLSKAKSQIARHNTIRDINRQIVLNYVRVRSPISRAEIARETSLQRSTVSAIVDELQADGFIEEIGTGDSTGGRKPTLLKLKTGSPVAIGVDVTPRVTTVVLADLAGNLLKTEKFPTSSDIGYMNQQILGKVSQFVDEFPEAELEVGISIPGIADPSSGGILYIPYFQWANWDIGRQIEAKTGLSVTIDNDANAVALAELWFGDAEIRRTRNFITVLVAEGIGTGIIIDGEVYRGESGAAGEFGHMFVGENSPVVCSCGRRDCWEAHASEKAIINRYTSKNGSAANGVIDIDHLIGLAANGEQRAIGVLKETARYLGIGISNLIVGFSPQAVVISGSIVRAWDLIKDDLQVLAERGIRNELKRTPIVPSTLGDEPTILGSIGLVLARKFASAHLSLH; from the coding sequence ATGAAGAAGATATACCTTTCAAAGGCAAAATCTCAGATCGCACGCCACAATACGATCCGGGATATCAACCGGCAAATAGTTTTGAACTATGTCCGGGTGCGTTCGCCGATCTCGAGGGCCGAGATCGCGAGGGAGACATCGCTTCAGCGTTCGACAGTTTCCGCGATCGTCGATGAGCTCCAGGCCGACGGCTTTATCGAAGAGATCGGAACAGGCGATTCGACCGGAGGACGTAAGCCCACATTGCTGAAATTGAAGACCGGTTCGCCGGTCGCGATCGGCGTGGATGTAACGCCGCGCGTTACGACCGTCGTGCTTGCTGATCTCGCCGGCAATCTCTTGAAGACCGAAAAGTTCCCGACCTCGTCCGATATCGGTTACATGAATCAGCAGATATTGGGCAAAGTGTCGCAGTTTGTCGACGAGTTTCCGGAAGCCGAACTCGAGGTCGGCATCAGCATTCCCGGCATAGCCGATCCGAGCAGCGGCGGGATCCTTTATATCCCATACTTTCAATGGGCTAACTGGGACATCGGCCGCCAGATCGAGGCAAAAACAGGACTTTCGGTGACGATCGACAATGACGCGAATGCCGTCGCTCTTGCCGAATTGTGGTTTGGTGACGCCGAAATTCGGCGAACGCGAAACTTCATAACGGTCCTCGTGGCAGAAGGGATCGGGACCGGGATCATAATTGATGGCGAGGTCTATCGCGGCGAATCGGGCGCTGCCGGGGAGTTTGGCCACATGTTCGTCGGCGAGAATTCGCCCGTAGTTTGCTCATGCGGCCGACGCGATTGCTGGGAAGCGCATGCATCCGAAAAAGCGATAATCAACCGGTATACATCCAAAAATGGTTCTGCGGCGAATGGAGTGATCGATATAGATCATTTGATCGGTCTGGCAGCCAACGGTGAGCAGCGGGCGATCGGCGTCTTGAAAGAGACCGCAAGGTATCTCGGGATCGGAATATCAAATCTGATCGTCGGTTTTAGCCCGCAGGCTGTCGTCATAAGCGGAAGTATCGTCCGGGCCTGGGATCTGATAAAGGACGATCTGCAGGTTTTGGCCGAACGCGGCATCCGAAATGAATTGAAAAGAACGCCGATCGTGCCGTCGACATTGGGCGACGAGCCGACGATACTTGGTTCGATCGGGCTTGTGTTGGCGCGAAAGTTCGCTTCGGCGCATCTTTCGCTTCACTAA
- a CDS encoding cyclomaltodextrinase N-terminal domain-containing protein translates to MTLRPTASLFFVFLFVGCGVAIAAPTIEKVEPPNWWAGHSIETVRVMVRGNELFGATIRTSHRSLKISNVLVNGRGDHLFFDLTIGKNAKPGEYVFDLSAKSGSSKIRFDISQAFRPTESRQSVTNDDIIYLIMTDRFADGDERNNKDVDRKNPRGWHGGDIRGVISRLDYLKELGITAIWLTPWYDNPDEPNTCAQPWCPYTNYHGYHAIDYYGVENHFGTMADLRELVSEARKRGIKVIQDQVANHVGVQHEWVKRPPLPNWFSRFSQNTFNDSVVMSPNASKAERENLISGWFNEFLPDLNQDEPEVSRYLIQNALWWIGMTGIDGIRQDTIQYMPRTFIRDWSTAILKQYPDYYLVGEVLEMDSAHLAFFQGGKTGWDGIDTRLPSVFDFNLWEASRDVFTGKRPASALRDVMKYDGLYSNVNRVTTLTANHDVDRFMSTPGATLEGAMMHMAFMLSVRGIPQIYYGDELAMTGGHDPDNRKDFPGGFRGDQRNAFTRDGRTAEEQRLFSEVRDWIELRKGSRALREGRTVDIEYSDGVYLFGRLVDGEIFVVGVNRSATSKNSKFDAGLIGLPFGNNVCRPVGGAKTVPASDHGGIDGTINLVLPARTVIAYECFAARR, encoded by the coding sequence ATGACACTCAGACCGACGGCCAGTTTGTTTTTTGTGTTCCTTTTCGTTGGTTGCGGCGTCGCGATCGCCGCACCGACGATCGAAAAGGTAGAACCGCCGAATTGGTGGGCAGGACACTCGATCGAAACGGTTCGGGTGATGGTACGCGGCAATGAATTGTTCGGAGCAACCATCCGTACATCGCACCGATCTTTGAAAATATCGAACGTCCTGGTCAATGGCCGTGGCGACCATCTCTTCTTCGATCTGACGATCGGCAAGAACGCCAAGCCGGGCGAATACGTCTTCGATCTATCGGCGAAAAGCGGCAGTTCGAAGATCCGATTCGATATATCGCAAGCGTTTCGGCCAACTGAATCGCGGCAGAGCGTGACGAACGACGACATTATTTATCTGATAATGACCGACCGCTTTGCGGACGGCGACGAGCGGAACAACAAGGACGTTGACCGTAAGAATCCCCGCGGATGGCACGGCGGAGACATTCGCGGCGTTATTTCGCGGCTCGATTATCTGAAGGAACTGGGCATCACGGCAATCTGGCTTACGCCCTGGTACGACAACCCGGACGAGCCGAACACCTGTGCCCAGCCGTGGTGCCCTTACACGAATTATCATGGCTATCATGCCATTGATTACTACGGCGTCGAGAATCACTTCGGCACGATGGCCGACCTTCGCGAGCTTGTAAGCGAGGCTCGCAAACGCGGTATCAAGGTGATACAGGACCAGGTGGCGAACCACGTCGGCGTGCAGCACGAATGGGTAAAGCGGCCGCCGCTCCCCAATTGGTTCTCGCGGTTCTCGCAGAATACGTTTAACGATTCGGTGGTCATGTCGCCCAATGCTTCGAAAGCCGAACGCGAAAATCTGATCAGCGGCTGGTTCAATGAGTTTCTCCCTGACCTCAACCAGGACGAACCCGAGGTCTCGCGATACCTGATACAGAACGCTCTGTGGTGGATCGGGATGACGGGCATCGACGGCATCCGTCAGGACACGATCCAGTACATGCCGCGCACCTTCATCCGGGATTGGTCGACGGCGATCTTGAAGCAGTATCCCGATTATTACCTCGTCGGCGAGGTGCTCGAGATGGACTCGGCACACCTTGCGTTTTTTCAGGGAGGTAAGACAGGTTGGGACGGCATCGATACCAGACTTCCGAGTGTCTTCGACTTCAATCTTTGGGAAGCCTCGCGGGATGTTTTCACCGGCAAAAGGCCGGCATCGGCACTCCGCGACGTGATGAAATATGACGGGCTTTATTCGAACGTGAATCGTGTGACGACGCTGACCGCGAACCATGATGTGGATCGATTTATGTCAACGCCGGGAGCGACGCTCGAAGGTGCGATGATGCACATGGCATTTATGCTCAGCGTCCGCGGAATTCCGCAAATATACTACGGCGATGAACTCGCCATGACCGGCGGCCACGACCCGGACAACCGAAAGGATTTCCCCGGCGGCTTCCGCGGCGACCAGCGAAATGCCTTTACGAGGGACGGCCGAACGGCGGAAGAACAAAGGTTGTTTTCAGAAGTGCGCGACTGGATCGAATTACGGAAAGGTTCTCGAGCCCTGCGGGAAGGCCGCACGGTCGATATCGAATATAGCGACGGTGTTTATTTGTTCGGCCGTCTGGTTGACGGTGAGATCTTTGTGGTCGGCGTGAACAGATCTGCGACGTCGAAAAATTCGAAATTTGATGCCGGCCTTATCGGTCTGCCTTTCGGGAACAACGTTTGCCGTCCAGTTGGCGGGGCAAAAACGGTCCCGGCCAGTGATCACGGCGGAATTGACGGAACCATCAATTTAGTGCTGCCGGCACGGACGGTGATCGCTTACGAGTGTTTTGCGGCAAGGCGTTAA
- a CDS encoding HD domain-containing protein, which yields MAQSQFDEKLLELSAAIDAFEGYGHAHGLRIGEIADRIGQHFKMAAHDRFFMQQAALIHDIGEYVMSRSYIHENRALTETERADLQRHPVIGEQEAAKRGFSRGVQLLVRWHHEWWNGSGYPDALEGEQIPLAARILRVADSYAAMTDNRPRRAAMTEAEAQKQISEWAAIEFDPAVVKALLEVTAL from the coding sequence TTGGCACAATCACAATTTGACGAAAAACTGCTTGAACTTTCAGCGGCGATAGATGCCTTTGAGGGCTATGGGCATGCCCACGGCCTACGGATCGGTGAGATCGCCGATCGCATCGGCCAGCATTTCAAAATGGCGGCGCACGATCGGTTTTTCATGCAGCAGGCCGCGCTTATTCACGACATCGGTGAATACGTGATGAGCCGATCGTATATCCACGAGAATCGCGCTTTGACCGAAACCGAGCGTGCCGATCTCCAGCGGCATCCGGTCATCGGTGAACAGGAAGCTGCCAAAAGAGGGTTTTCGCGAGGCGTTCAGCTCTTGGTCCGATGGCATCATGAATGGTGGAACGGCTCGGGTTATCCCGATGCCCTCGAGGGCGAGCAGATCCCGCTTGCCGCCCGAATACTTCGTGTCGCCGATTCATACGCCGCAATGACTGACAACCGCCCGCGTCGAGCGGCGATGACCGAGGCCGAAGCTCAAAAACAGATTTCCGAATGGGCCGCGATCGAGTTCGACCCGGCAGTCGTCAAAGCCCTTTTAGAGGTCACTGCTTTATAA
- a CDS encoding GNAT family N-acetyltransferase produces MNAQIEIRECATLDELGACVDLQREVFSLPEIELSPVRHFVVTKNAGGFILGAYSGDELIGFVLSVPAFLRGEKAFYSHMTAVKSEFQSFGIGARLKWAQRTRSLELGVKYVKWTFEPWKARNAYFNLEKLGAIVTEYQPNFYGIDYSTASTGGVAIGLASDRLFAEWHLESEKVVARSEGLPFTDDRVPDREIEVTPDWNKLVATDTNAAIAEQARIRHEFETAFADAMIARGFIRDAEHPKYLLYRD; encoded by the coding sequence ATGAACGCTCAGATCGAGATAAGGGAATGCGCGACGCTGGACGAACTCGGTGCCTGTGTTGACCTACAGCGAGAGGTCTTTTCGCTGCCGGAGATCGAGCTGTCGCCTGTAAGGCATTTCGTCGTAACGAAAAATGCCGGTGGATTTATCCTCGGCGCTTACAGCGGTGACGAACTGATCGGATTCGTACTCAGCGTGCCTGCCTTTTTGCGCGGTGAAAAGGCATTCTATTCCCATATGACCGCGGTCAAGAGTGAATTTCAGAGTTTCGGTATCGGTGCCAGGCTGAAATGGGCTCAACGCACACGGTCGCTTGAACTGGGCGTCAAATATGTGAAGTGGACGTTCGAGCCCTGGAAGGCTCGCAACGCATATTTCAACCTCGAAAAACTCGGAGCGATCGTCACCGAATATCAGCCGAATTTTTACGGCATCGATTATTCGACGGCATCGACCGGCGGTGTCGCTATCGGACTTGCCAGCGACCGCCTGTTTGCCGAATGGCATCTTGAGAGTGAAAAGGTAGTTGCACGCTCGGAAGGCTTGCCGTTCACCGACGATCGCGTCCCGGATCGCGAGATCGAGGTCACGCCCGATTGGAACAAGCTGGTTGCGACCGACACGAATGCTGCGATCGCCGAACAAGCCAGGATCAGGCATGAGTTCGAAACGGCTTTCGCCGACGCGATGATCGCTCGCGGGTTCATTCGTGATGCTGAACATCCGAAGTATCTTCTTTACCGAGACTAA